The genomic region GAGCAGTCAGGCCACGTCATCGTGCTGGACCACGCGACGACCGGCGACGGCACCCTGACCGGTCTGATGCTGGCCGCCCGGGTGGCGGCCACCGGCCGTTCGCTCGCCGAGCTGGCGGGCGTGATGGAGCGGCTGCCGCAGGTCCTGATCAACGTCCCGGACGTGGACAAGTCGCGGGTCACCACCTCCGCCCAGCTGATGACCGCCGTCGCCGAGGCCGAGCGCGAGCTGGGCTCGACCGGCCGCGTACTGCTCCGCCCCTCGGGCACGGAGCCGCTGGTACGGGTCATGGTCGAGGCGGCGGACATCGAGCAGGCCCGGTCGGTGGCCGGACGGCTGGCCGACGTGGTCAAGTCGGCGCTGGGGTAGGTCCCGCCCGCCGCGGTCCTTTCGCCGCCCCGCCCCGCCCGCCGTGCTGCGGGCGGGGCGGTGTGCGTACGGCAACCGGACGGCTGGTTCAGCCGGCCGGTTGTGGCGTACGGCGGCGGCGTGCCGACTGCAGGGCCTTCTGCACCAGCAGGGTCAGCGTGCCCGCGAGCACGATCCCGCCGAGGTTCGCCATCAGCTGGCCGACCGAACCCCAAGTCTGCGCGTAATCGCGGTAGTTGAACGCCACCGCGGCATTCGCGGCGGCCGGTACGGTCGTCACCGAGATGGCCACACCGATCAGGGCCCCGGACTTCGCCGAGGTGAGCGAGAGCGTTCCCGCGATGCCGGCGAGGAACGCCACCACGAAGGACATCCAGTTCGGCTGCCAGATGAACGACGTGTTGGGGCGGTCCGCCTCGATCATCTGCATCGTGAAGAGCCCGAAGGCGTTCATCATCCAGGCGAACCCGGCCGTCAGCGCCATCGCCGACGCGAACCCGCCGATCAGTGCCCACAGCGACCGGACCACCAGGCGTGGAGCACGCTGCACGATCGCCGTCGAGATCCCCGCCAGCGGGCCGAAATCGGGGCCGACCGCCATCGCGCCCACGATCAGGATCGAGTTGTCGAGCATCACACCGCAGGCGGCGAGCATCGTCGCCACGGCCATGAACGCCACATAGGTGATGCTGAACGTGGACTCCTCGTCGGTCGCCTTGGTCAGCTCCTCCCACAGCACCGCGTCCGATCCCTCGCCGGGCGCATCGGCCTCGGCCTTGTCGGCGAACGCGGAGAGCGTCAGGTCCATGTTCTCCAGCGTGATCGACCCCTCCCGGTCGATGCCGAGTCCGCGCAGCGCGCCGATCAGATCGTCGCCCGCCTCGCGCGCCACATCGCACATCACCACGTCGCCCTGCGGATCGTGGGCCACACCGGGCAGCACCACGAGGTGCGTGGTGCCCACGGTGTCCCGCACCAGGCGCAGCACCTCGTCCGTACGGTCGGTGGGCACGATCAGGCGCAGATGCAGCACGCGGGTACTCCCGGGGGGTCAGAGCTTGCGGAGCGAGAGGCGCTGGACCTTGTGGTCCGGTCCTTTGCGCACGACGAGGGTGGCACGGCTGCGCGTCGGCGCCACATTCTCCACCAGATTGGGCTTGTTGATGGTCCGCCACATGGTGCGGGCGTACTCCAGCGCCTCCTCCTCGGAGACCTGTGTGTACTTCCTGAAGTACGAACAGGGGTCCTGGAACGCGGTCTCGCGCAGCTTCCGGAAGCGGTTGAGGTACCAGGTCTCGATGTCCTCGGTGCGCGCGTCGACGTACACGGAGAAGTCGAAGTAGTCGGCGAGTCCGACCCGGGTGCGGCCGTCGCTGCCGGGGAGCGCGGGCTGGAGCACGTTCAGCCCCTCGACGATCAGGATGTCCGGGCGGCGCACGGTCAGCCGCTCGCCGGGCACGATGTCGTAGATCAGGTGCGAGTAGACGGGGGCGGTGACCTCGTCCCGGCCGGACTTCACGTCCGCGACGAACCGGGTGAGGGCGCGGCGGTCGTACGACTCGGGGAATCCCTTGCGGGCCATGAGCCCGCGCCGCTTCAGCTCGGCCATCGGGTGGAGGAACCCGTCGGTGGTGATCAGCTCGACGTGCGGGTGCTCGGGCCAGCGGGCGAGCAGCGCCTGGAGGAGCCGGGCGACGGTGGACTTGCCGACCGCCACGCTCCCCGCGACGCCTATGACGAAGGGCGTGCCGTGCTGGGTGCCGTGGCCGTTGCCCGCGTCGCCGAGGAAGGTGTTGAGCGCGCCGCGCAGCCCGTCCGACGCCTGGACGTACAGATTCAGCAGCCGCGACAGCGGGAGGTAGATGTCCCGCACCTCGTCGAGATCTATCACGTCGCCGAGCCCGCGCAGCTGCTCGACCTCCTCGGCGGTCAGCGGCAGCGGCGTCTTCTCCCGCAGGGCGCTCCATTCGGTACGGGTGAGGTCCACGTACGGGGTCGGCTCGGCCCGGCGGTGGGACCGGTGGACGTTTCGTGGCGGCGAATCGATCACCCGTTCATTGTCGGGGGTGTGAGCCGATGGTGGAGGGTGGGGTGGGTCACGTGGGGCGGCCGGGCGGGCCGGGTGAGCGGCCGTCGGGGCGGTGCGCGGATACCGGCCTCGCGGGCAGGTCCGCCGTAGGCTGCCGACATGTGCGGAATCGTGGGGTACGTCGGCGGGCAGTCGGCGCTGGATGTTGTCATCGCGGGTCTCAAACGGCTGGAGTACCGGGGCTACGACTCGGCCGGGGTGGCCGTGCTCGCGGACGGCGGGCTGGCAGCCGCGAAGAAGGCCGGGAAGCTCGTCAATCTGGAGAAGGAGCTGGTCGAGCGGCCCTTGCCCGCCGGGTCGACCGGGATCGGGCACACCCGGTGGGCGACGCACGGTGCGCCCAACGACGACAACGCGCATCCGCATCTGGACAACGCGGGGCGGGTCGCGGTCGTGCACAACGGGATCATCGAGAACTTCGCGGCGCTCCGTGACGAACTGGCCGGACGCGGACACGACTTGGCGTCGGAGACCGACACCGAGGTGGTGGCCCACCTGCTCGCCGAGGCGTACTCCTCGTGCGGGGACCTGGCGGAGGCGATGCGTCAGGTGTGCAGGCGGCTCGACGGGGCGTTCACCCTGGTCGCGGTGCACGCGGACGAACCGGACGTGGTGGTCGGCGCGCGGCGGAACTCCCCCCTGGTGGTGGGCGTCGGGGAGGGCGAGGCCTTCCTCGCCTCGGACGTGGCCGCGTTCATCGCCCATACCCGGTCCGCGATCGAACTGGGGCAGGACCAGGTGGTGGAGCTCCGCCGGGACGGGGTGCTCGTCACCGACTTCGAGGGGGCGCCGGCCGAGACCCGTGCGTACCACGTGGACTGGGACGCGTCGGCGGCGGAGAAGGGGGGTTACGACTACTTCATGCTCAAGGAGATCGCCGAACAGCCGAAGGCGGTCGCCGACACCCTGCTGGGACGGATCGACGCCGGCGGGCTGCTGACCCTCGACGAGGTGCGGATTCCCGCCGGTGTGCTGCGGGAGGTCGACAAGGTCGTCATCGTGGCCTGCGGGACCGCGTACCACGCAGGGATGATCGCCAAGTACGCGATCGAGCACTGGACGCGGATCCCCTGCGAGACCGAACTGGCCAGCGAGTTCCGCTACCGGGACCCGATCCTCGACCAGCAGACGCTGGTGATCGCCATTTCGCAGTCCGGCGAGACCATGGACACGCTGATGGCGCTGCGCCATGCCCGCGAGCAGGGCGCGAAGGTGCTGGCCATCTGCAACACCAACGGGTCGACCATTCCCCGGGAATCGGACGCGGTGCTCTACACGCACGCGGGCCCTGAGGTCGCCGTCGCCTCGACCAAGGCGTTCCTCACCCAACTGGTGGCGTGCTACCTCGTGGCGCTGTACCTGGGGCAGGTGCGCGGGACGAAGTGGGCGGACGAGATCAGGGTGGTCGTCCGTGAGCTGTCCGAGATCTCGGGACAGGTCGAGCGGGTGCTGGAGACCATGGGCCCGGTGCGGGAGTTGGCGCGGTCACTGGCCGGCAAGCGCACGGTGCTGTTCGTCGGCCGCCACGTCGGGTACCCGGTGGCGCTGGAGGGCGCGCTCAAGCTGAAGGAGCTGGCGTACATGCACGCCGAGGGGTTCGCGGCGGGTGAGCTCAAGCACGGCCCCATCGCGCTGATCGAGGACGATCTGCCGGTGGTCGTGGTGGTGCCGTCGCCGCGCGGCCGGTCGGTGCTGCACGGGAAGATGGTGTCGAACATCCAGGAGATCAGGGCCCGTGGGGCGCGCACGATCGTGATCGCGGAGGAGGGGGACGAGGCCGTGGTGCCGTACGCGGACCATCTCGTCCGGATCCCGGCCACGCCCACGCTGCTGCAGCCGCTGGTGGCGGCCGTCCCGTTGCAGGTCTTCGCCTGCGAACTGGCGACCGCGCGCGGCAACGAGGTCGACCAGCCGCGCAACCTCGCGAAGTCGGTGACGGTCGAATGATTGTCGGGGTCGGGATCGACGTCGCCGAGATCGAACGGTTCGCCGCAGCTCTGGAGCGGACCCCGCAGATGGCCGAACGGCTCTTCCTGCCGGGGGAGTTGATACTTCCCGGCGGTGAACGGCGGGGTATCGCCTCACTGGCTGCCCGGTTCGCCGCCAAGGAGGCGCTGGCGAAGGCGCTCGGGGCGCCCAGCGGGCTGCGCTGGACGGACGCCGAGGTGTTCGTGGAGGACAGCGGGCGGCCCAGGCTTCGGGTCAGCGGCACGGTGGCGGCGCGCGCCGCCGAGCTGGGGGTGCAGTCGTGGCATGTCTCGCTCAGCCATGACGCGGGAGTGGCCTCCGCCGTCGTGATCGCGGAGGGTTGAGGTATGCGTACTGCTTACAGCGTGGAGACCGTACGAACCGCCGAGCGCGAACTGATGGCCCGGCTGCCGGAGGGCGCCCTCATGCAGCGGGCCGCCGCCGGCCTTGCCGCGGCCTGCGCGGACCTGCTGGGACGGGTGTACGGCGCCAGGGTCGTGCTCCTCGTCGGGAGCGGGGACAACGGCGGGGACGCCCTGTACGCGGGGGCCCGGCTCGCCCGGCGCGGTGCGGGGGTGGCGGCGGTGCTGCTGGCCCCCGACCGGGCCCACCCGGGCGGGCTGCGGGCGCTGCTCGCGGCCGGTGGGCGGGTCGACGACGTCTCGGTGATCGGCCGCGCCGACCTGGTGGTCGACGGGATCACCGGCATCGGCGGCCGGGGCGGTCTGCGGCCGGACGCGGTGGCCGCGCTGTGGGCGGTGTCCGACGCGGTCCCGGTGGTCGCCGTGGACCTGCCGAGCGGGGTGTCCGCCGACACCGGTGAGGTCGTCGGCGAGGCGGTGCGGGCGGACGCGACGGTCACCTTCGGGGCGTACAAGCCGGGGCTGCTCATCGACCCGGCCGCCGAGTACGCCGGGGCGGTGCGGCTCGTCGACATCGGGCTCGACCTGCCCGTCGTACCGGAGCTCGAAGCGCTCCAGTACGCGGACGTGGCGGCCCTGCTGCCGATGCCTTCCGCCGAGAGCGACAAGTACCGGCGCGGCGTCGTCGGCATCGTCGCCGGGTCGGCGCGCTATCCCGGCGCCGCGGTGCTCGCGGTGGCGGGCGCGCTGCGGGGCGGTGCGGGCGCGGTGCGGTACGTGGGCCCGGCGGCGGACGCGGTGATCGCGCGGTTCCCCGAGACGCTGGTGCACGCCGGGCCGCCGTCGAAGGCCGGACGGGTGCAGGCCTGGGTGGTGGGACCGGGGCTCGGGGACGACGTGTCGGCGGTCGACGAGATCCTGGCCTCCGACGTCCCGGTCCTGGTGGACGCCGACGGGCTGCGGCTGCTGGACGCCGCGGCCGTACGG from Streptomyces sp. NBC_01267 harbors:
- the glmS gene encoding glutamine--fructose-6-phosphate transaminase (isomerizing), giving the protein MCGIVGYVGGQSALDVVIAGLKRLEYRGYDSAGVAVLADGGLAAAKKAGKLVNLEKELVERPLPAGSTGIGHTRWATHGAPNDDNAHPHLDNAGRVAVVHNGIIENFAALRDELAGRGHDLASETDTEVVAHLLAEAYSSCGDLAEAMRQVCRRLDGAFTLVAVHADEPDVVVGARRNSPLVVGVGEGEAFLASDVAAFIAHTRSAIELGQDQVVELRRDGVLVTDFEGAPAETRAYHVDWDASAAEKGGYDYFMLKEIAEQPKAVADTLLGRIDAGGLLTLDEVRIPAGVLREVDKVVIVACGTAYHAGMIAKYAIEHWTRIPCETELASEFRYRDPILDQQTLVIAISQSGETMDTLMALRHAREQGAKVLAICNTNGSTIPRESDAVLYTHAGPEVAVASTKAFLTQLVACYLVALYLGQVRGTKWADEIRVVVRELSEISGQVERVLETMGPVRELARSLAGKRTVLFVGRHVGYPVALEGALKLKELAYMHAEGFAAGELKHGPIALIEDDLPVVVVVPSPRGRSVLHGKMVSNIQEIRARGARTIVIAEEGDEAVVPYADHLVRIPATPTLLQPLVAAVPLQVFACELATARGNEVDQPRNLAKSVTVE
- a CDS encoding DUF389 domain-containing protein; this translates as MLHLRLIVPTDRTDEVLRLVRDTVGTTHLVVLPGVAHDPQGDVVMCDVAREAGDDLIGALRGLGIDREGSITLENMDLTLSAFADKAEADAPGEGSDAVLWEELTKATDEESTFSITYVAFMAVATMLAACGVMLDNSILIVGAMAVGPDFGPLAGISTAIVQRAPRLVVRSLWALIGGFASAMALTAGFAWMMNAFGLFTMQMIEADRPNTSFIWQPNWMSFVVAFLAGIAGTLSLTSAKSGALIGVAISVTTVPAAANAAVAFNYRDYAQTWGSVGQLMANLGGIVLAGTLTLLVQKALQSARRRRTPQPAG
- a CDS encoding holo-ACP synthase — encoded protein: MIVGVGIDVAEIERFAAALERTPQMAERLFLPGELILPGGERRGIASLAARFAAKEALAKALGAPSGLRWTDAEVFVEDSGRPRLRVSGTVAARAAELGVQSWHVSLSHDAGVASAVVIAEG
- a CDS encoding NAD(P)H-hydrate dehydratase, which translates into the protein MRTAYSVETVRTAERELMARLPEGALMQRAAAGLAAACADLLGRVYGARVVLLVGSGDNGGDALYAGARLARRGAGVAAVLLAPDRAHPGGLRALLAAGGRVDDVSVIGRADLVVDGITGIGGRGGLRPDAVAALWAVSDAVPVVAVDLPSGVSADTGEVVGEAVRADATVTFGAYKPGLLIDPAAEYAGAVRLVDIGLDLPVVPELEALQYADVAALLPMPSAESDKYRRGVVGIVAGSARYPGAAVLAVAGALRGGAGAVRYVGPAADAVIARFPETLVHAGPPSKAGRVQAWVVGPGLGDDVSAVDEILASDVPVLVDADGLRLLDAAAVRARSAPTLLTPHAGEAAALLEVSREEVEGARLSSVRALASRYGATVLLKGSTTLVAAPSGDTPVRVNPTGTPWLATAGSGDVLSGLAGSLLAAGLDARDAGSAAAYLHGLAARRASGGASVVAQDVADGIAGAWRDVCG
- the coaA gene encoding type I pantothenate kinase; translated protein: MIDSPPRNVHRSHRRAEPTPYVDLTRTEWSALREKTPLPLTAEEVEQLRGLGDVIDLDEVRDIYLPLSRLLNLYVQASDGLRGALNTFLGDAGNGHGTQHGTPFVIGVAGSVAVGKSTVARLLQALLARWPEHPHVELITTDGFLHPMAELKRRGLMARKGFPESYDRRALTRFVADVKSGRDEVTAPVYSHLIYDIVPGERLTVRRPDILIVEGLNVLQPALPGSDGRTRVGLADYFDFSVYVDARTEDIETWYLNRFRKLRETAFQDPCSYFRKYTQVSEEEALEYARTMWRTINKPNLVENVAPTRSRATLVVRKGPDHKVQRLSLRKL